The genomic segment GGAGTCGGATTTAAATAATATTGAGATATTTTTTCAGGATGATGAAGATGTCAGGGATGGATTGAAGGCGCTTGTTAATCTGTTTGAAAATGCAAAGACTTTTGGTTCTTTGCTTTCTGTGCCTGAGAATCTTATTGGGAAAAAGGAGTTTTTTGAAAAAGCTGTTCATAAGAATACGGATGAAATTTTCAGATTTGGGAATGCTGACGGTGTAATGGGGCTGCTCAGGCAGGCGGAGGTTTTGGGGAGGAGGTATGATTGTGTTGTGACGAATCCGCCGTATATGGGCGGCAAGGGGATGAATCCAAAAATTAAAAATTTTCTTAAAGATCACTTTACAGATGTAAAATCGGATATTTTTTCAGCTTTTATTGTTCGTAATACGTTACTTGCACTTCCAAAAGGTCAACTTGGCTTTATGACACCTTTTGTTTGGATGTTTATATCCTCATATGAAAAGCTGAGAGATTTTATCATTACCAATAAAACAATTACGTCATTGGTTCAGCTTGAATATTCTGGTTTTGACGGAGCAACAGTACCTATATGTACTTTTACAATTGAAAATACACCTCTGCCCGCCTTCAAAGGTGGATATATTCGACTATCTGATTTTAAAGGGCATCAAAATCAAGCAAATAGGACACTTGAAGCTATTAAAAAAACTGAGTGTGGATGGTTCTTTATTGCCTCCGCAGAAAACTTCAAGAAAATTCCTGGTAGTCCGATTGCTTATTGGGTGAGTGAAAATTTCATTGATTGCTTTAAAAGGTTTGCTTCTATTAGTCAATTTGTAGATTTTAAATCAGGTATGTCTACTACAAATAATGATCGTTTCCTTAGACTATGGTATGAAATAAAACATTTCGATTTTAGCCATCCATCCCTTTTTACAGAAAAAAAATTATTAAATAAAAAATGGTTTCCTTACATCAAAGGTGGAAGTTTCCGTAGATGGTATGGTAACTTTGATTATGTTGTAAATTGGAAAAATGATGGTGAAGATATAAAGGCATTTGTTGTTAATAATCCCAGCGATCCAAATACAACTCATTGGTCTAGAAGGGTTTTTAACACAGACTGTTTTTTTAAACCCTTAATTGCGTGGACAAGAATATCTTCAGGAAATTTCTCAGTACGTCTTTATAGTGCTGGAACAATTTTTTCAGACGCGAGTAATGGAGGTTTTTCAAACGAAAACCACCTAAAAATGGCGGCCTGTTTACTAAATACAAAATTAATCAGTCTTATTTTGAAGATGATTTCTCCAACCTTAAATTTTTATTCTGGAGATATTGCGAAAATACCATTTAAAGAAATTGATGTAACTTTATTAGGTTTAAATAAACTGCAATCTATTTCAAAAAGCGATTGGGACTCATATGAAATCTCATGGGATTTTACAAATAATCCTCTTTTAAAGCTTGAGTATAAACAATCCAATATTAATGCAACTTACAATAGCATTCGTTTTTATTGGCTTAAAGCATCTGACGAAATGCAACGCATCGAAGAAGAAAACAACCGCATCTTCATAGAAGCCTACGGACTCCAAGACGAACTCACACCCGATGTCCCCTTGTCCGAAATCACCCTGACTTGCAACCCCCATTACCGCTACGGCGGAAATAAAACCGAAGAAGAACTCGAAGCCTTACTCCAGACTGACACCATAAAAGAACTCATCTCCTATTCCGTAGGCTGCATGATGGGCAGATACAGCCTTGACCACCCGGGCTTAATCTACGCCCACAGCGGCAACATAGACTTTGACCCGTCCAGATACAAAACCTTCCCTGCTGATGATGACGGCATAATCCCCATAATGGATCAGGAATGGTTCCCGGATGATGCCACAAAACGATTTATTGAATTTATAAAAGCAGCATGGACTTCTGAAACCCTTGAAGAAAACCTGAAATTCATTGCTGACAGCTTAAAACCAAAAACAAACGAATCCCCGGTGGAAACCATCAGGCGATACATAAGCACCGGCTTTTTCAAAGATCACCTTAAAACATACAAAAAACGCCCCATATACTGGCTCTTTTCCAGCGGAAAACAAAGAGCATTTGAATGCCTGGTCTATCTTCACAGATACAATGAATCAACCCTGTCAAGAATGAGAAGCTCATATGTAACACCGCTTCAAGGACATTTCAGCGCCAGAATTGAATTCCTGCAAACCGAAAAAGATGCGGCAAAAACTGCATCAGCCCAGAGAAAGATTCAAAAAGAAATCGAACTGATAAAGAAAAAGCAGGAAGAACTCCGAAAATTTGATGATGAACTGCGGCATTATGCAGACATGAAAATTGCCCTTGATCTGGATGACGGGGTAAAAGTGAATTATGGCAAGTTTGGCAGCCTGCTTGCTGAAACCAAAGCGGTAACTGGGGAGAAATAAAAGAATTTTAACCGCAAAGACGCAAAGGACGCAAAGATTTACAGCATTTTTTTCTTTGCGCTCTCTGCGCCTTTGCGGTGAAACTTTTTTCCGATAATGTATAATAATATCATATAGAAACTTGATATCAGGATATATGGCAAATCATAAAAAAAATAACACCTTGCCTGCTGGTAAAACTTATCAGCAATTTTCAGAAGATATATGCAGACTTCTTGAAACTGCTCGAAGATCTGCGGGCAGAGCTGTTAATGCCATTTTAACAGCAAGCTACTGGGAAATCGGAAGGCGTATTGTTGAATTTGAACAACAAGGTGAAAAAAGGGCTGAATATGGATCAAGTCTGGTTCAACAGCTATCTTCAGACCTGACCAATAAATTCGGTCGTGGATTCTCAGAGCGGAATCTAAGACAAATGAGGTTATTTTATACATTATGGCAAAAACCGCAGACACTGTCTGCTGAATTTATCAACTCTGAAAAATGGCAGACACTGTCTGCCAAATCTGAAATCACAAATATTGCTGAATATTTTCCCTTGTCGTGGTCAGCCTATGTTCGCCTGATGACAGTCAAAGATAAGAATGCACGTCAGTTTTACGAATCTGAAACCCTGCGAGGCGGTTGGTCGGTACGTCAATTAAACCGGCAGATTTCTTCCCAATTTTACGAACGAACGCTTTTATCCCGAAACAAGGCAGCCATACTGAATAAAGGCAGTGTTCCTGAACAAAATGACATCACCAGCCCTGAAGAAGAAATTAAAGATCCATATGTTTTGGAATTTTTAGGACTTAAAGATGAATACTCTGAAAACGACCTTGAAGAAGCGCTGATTCGGCATCTTGAAATTTTTTTACTTGAATTGGGCAGTAATTTTGCCTTTATTGCTCGTCAGAAAAGATTAAGGATTGGAAATAAATGGTATCGGGTTGATTTAGTTTTTTTTCACAGAAAATTACAATGCCTTGTTCTCATAGACCTTAAAATAGGTGAGTTTTCTCATGCAGATGCAGGACAAATGCACCTCTATTGCAATTATGCGTCTGAACACTGGACAAACGAGAATGAAAATCCACCTGTTGGTTTAATCCTATGTGCTGAAAAGGATCATGCAGTGGCAAAATATGCTCTTGAAGGATTACCCAACAAGATTCTTGCATCAGAGTATCAACTGCTTTTGCCCAATGAAAAGGAACTGGTTGAAGAACTCATTAAAACCAGAAAAATTTTAGAAAGCAGGTAACATATTGAATTTAAACGTTATGGAAAATAAGTTTTTTAACCGCAAAGACGCAAAGGTTTACAGCATTTTTTTCTTTGCGCTCTTAGCGTCTTTGCGGTTAAAAATTTTTATGATAAAATGGAGGATACTCATGATTAACGAAAATGAAAAGCAAATCATTATCACATGGGCAAAAAAGTTTAACGTTCGGGAGTTGTTTGTTTTCGGGTCTTCCCTTGAAAAAGGATCAGATGCAAATGATATAGACCTTGCGGTCAGAGGCATTTCACCAGGTGATTTCTTTGATTTCCAGGGAAAGTTACTGAGATTTCTTTCCAAACCTGTTGATGTCATTAATCTGGCTAACAAATCCGGATTTACAGAAGCCATTGAAAAAAATGGGGTCAAGATTTATGAACACACTGCTTGAAAAAATATAAACACAATTTCTATCTTAGATTGAAAACATCTTTTGAGAAAAAAAATTTATGAACATTACCCAATTACAAGAAACCCTGAACACAATCTACACTGAAAAAAACAAACGCATCATATTCTGGTATGACGGAGAAAAAGAATTTGAAGATACCCTGCCTGAAATAACACTGGATGATGTCAGGATTGTCCGTC from the Desulfonema limicola genome contains:
- the pglX gene encoding BREX-1 system adenine-specific DNA-methyltransferase PglX gives rise to the protein MNTSKIKAYAPRARNDFIQAVTERANLYGIFDDKRIELCEIRGDVALIGGRAFSGKEGGLREKLVSRIKREGFQQVMEAYAYTWFNRFAALRYMEIHDYLDHGFRVLSNQSGSDIPEILENAADVDFDGLKKDKVIELRLAGNKDNELYRLLIVAQCNALHKAMPFLFDRIDNETELLLPDNLLHSDSPVRRLVKDIDEQSWQDVEIIGWIYQFYISEKKDQVIGRVVKSEDIPSATQLFTPNWIVKYMVHNTLGRMWLASYPDSGLRDKMEYYIEPAQQEPEVQAELERITPKELNPEEITFLDPACGSGHILVEAYEIFKEIYLERGYRTKDIPRLILEKNIFGLDICDRAAQLACFAVLMKAREDDRRILGKDDLKLNVMAIQESEESDLNNIEIFFQDDEDVRDGLKALVNLFENAKTFGSLLSVPENLIGKKEFFEKAVHKNTDEIFRFGNADGVMGLLRQAEVLGRRYDCVVTNPPYMGGKGMNPKIKNFLKDHFTDVKSDIFSAFIVRNTLLALPKGQLGFMTPFVWMFISSYEKLRDFIITNKTITSLVQLEYSGFDGATVPICTFTIENTPLPAFKGGYIRLSDFKGHQNQANRTLEAIKKTECGWFFIASAENFKKIPGSPIAYWVSENFIDCFKRFASISQFVDFKSGMSTTNNDRFLRLWYEIKHFDFSHPSLFTEKKLLNKKWFPYIKGGSFRRWYGNFDYVVNWKNDGEDIKAFVVNNPSDPNTTHWSRRVFNTDCFFKPLIAWTRISSGNFSVRLYSAGTIFSDASNGGFSNENHLKMAACLLNTKLISLILKMISPTLNFYSGDIAKIPFKEIDVTLLGLNKLQSISKSDWDSYEISWDFTNNPLLKLEYKQSNINATYNSIRFYWLKASDEMQRIEEENNRIFIEAYGLQDELTPDVPLSEITLTCNPHYRYGGNKTEEELEALLQTDTIKELISYSVGCMMGRYSLDHPGLIYAHSGNIDFDPSRYKTFPADDDGIIPIMDQEWFPDDATKRFIEFIKAAWTSETLEENLKFIADSLKPKTNESPVETIRRYISTGFFKDHLKTYKKRPIYWLFSSGKQRAFECLVYLHRYNESTLSRMRSSYVTPLQGHFSARIEFLQTEKDAAKTASAQRKIQKEIELIKKKQEELRKFDDELRHYADMKIALDLDDGVKVNYGKFGSLLAETKAVTGEK
- a CDS encoding PDDEXK nuclease domain-containing protein translates to MANHKKNNTLPAGKTYQQFSEDICRLLETARRSAGRAVNAILTASYWEIGRRIVEFEQQGEKRAEYGSSLVQQLSSDLTNKFGRGFSERNLRQMRLFYTLWQKPQTLSAEFINSEKWQTLSAKSEITNIAEYFPLSWSAYVRLMTVKDKNARQFYESETLRGGWSVRQLNRQISSQFYERTLLSRNKAAILNKGSVPEQNDITSPEEEIKDPYVLEFLGLKDEYSENDLEEALIRHLEIFLLELGSNFAFIARQKRLRIGNKWYRVDLVFFHRKLQCLVLIDLKIGEFSHADAGQMHLYCNYASEHWTNENENPPVGLILCAEKDHAVAKYALEGLPNKILASEYQLLLPNEKELVEELIKTRKILESR
- a CDS encoding nucleotidyltransferase family protein, with translation MINENEKQIIITWAKKFNVRELFVFGSSLEKGSDANDIDLAVRGISPGDFFDFQGKLLRFLSKPVDVINLANKSGFTEAIEKNGVKIYEHTA